A single genomic interval of Stenotrophomonas sp. ZAC14D1_NAIMI4_1 harbors:
- a CDS encoding DKNYY domain-containing protein, translating to MAWQKISDQPDQRFLGPFRIEFWRIHEGRVFHQGRLLRKADAASFEFIPAHFFIGRDAHAVYHAWTRQTSIDRDSFRQCGEYWLDDHAVYFEYETSLKALAGADCTTFRDLGGGYGADDQGGWYCGRRMKHCLRGDLLQGVAEDPLYAVDDSNVYCDGKPLPGVDRARWQLLDGCFSGDGSRVYYLERKLPRVDAATWRWLERGWSRDATQLFNMYEVEKDPELRALHGLG from the coding sequence ATGGCATGGCAGAAGATCAGCGACCAGCCGGACCAGCGTTTCCTCGGTCCGTTCCGCATCGAATTCTGGCGCATCCACGAGGGCCGGGTGTTCCACCAGGGCCGGCTGCTGCGCAAGGCCGATGCAGCGAGCTTCGAGTTCATTCCGGCGCACTTCTTCATCGGGCGCGATGCGCACGCGGTCTACCACGCGTGGACCCGGCAGACCTCCATCGACCGCGACAGCTTTCGCCAATGTGGCGAATACTGGCTGGACGACCATGCCGTCTACTTCGAGTACGAGACCTCGCTGAAGGCGCTGGCCGGGGCGGACTGCACAACGTTCCGCGATCTCGGTGGCGGCTACGGGGCCGATGACCAGGGCGGCTGGTACTGCGGCCGGCGGATGAAGCACTGCCTGCGTGGCGACCTGCTGCAGGGGGTGGCAGAGGACCCGCTGTACGCCGTTGATGACAGCAACGTCTACTGCGACGGGAAGCCGCTGCCCGGGGTGGATCGCGCGCGCTGGCAGCTGCTGGACGGGTGCTTCTCGGGTGATGGCAGCCGGGTCTACTACCTGGAACGGAAGCTGCCGCGGGTGGACGCGGCGACGTGGCGCTGGCTGGAAAGGGGCTGGTCGCGGGATGCGACGCAGTTGTTCAACATGTACGAGGTCGAGAAGGACCCTGAGCTGCGGGCGCTGCATGGGCTTGGGTGA
- a CDS encoding glycosyltransferase encodes MSNGQIHRALVSVIIPLFNRGDSIIRAINSVLSQDGVELELIVVDDGSTDDSIALIRREITDPRLRIIQQQNAGACSARNAGIDAARGEYVAFLDSDDMFLPGHLSQSLHRLSEMPEPAAVYGRILVDRGQNKTFLKPPRAIRPDEPMSEYLLCDQGFVQTSTVVLSKALAQRTRYDTSLRFGQDTDFAIRLAAAGARFEMLVEPQAIWTDHSAPGRVSNALDPFPRLDWLARRSEQMTARAKKGDQGWYVAKAMFKRGHRIRAASLYLRAVVGGCYNAKLAVRIALQIFLPTRLYRKVADLTLSSSR; translated from the coding sequence ATGAGCAATGGCCAGATTCACCGCGCCCTTGTCTCGGTGATCATCCCCCTTTTCAATCGTGGGGATTCGATCATCAGAGCCATCAACTCTGTTCTGTCCCAGGATGGTGTGGAACTCGAACTCATCGTTGTTGACGACGGGTCTACCGATGATTCGATTGCGTTGATCCGTCGCGAAATTACTGACCCCCGCCTCCGCATTATCCAGCAACAGAATGCCGGTGCTTGTTCGGCGCGGAATGCGGGAATTGATGCCGCGCGCGGTGAATACGTAGCGTTCCTCGACTCCGACGACATGTTCCTTCCAGGCCACCTGTCCCAGTCCCTTCATCGCCTTAGCGAAATGCCCGAGCCAGCAGCGGTGTATGGACGGATCTTGGTCGATAGAGGGCAGAACAAGACGTTCCTGAAGCCCCCCAGAGCCATCCGTCCAGACGAACCCATGTCGGAGTACCTGCTTTGCGATCAAGGTTTCGTGCAGACATCAACCGTGGTCCTTTCCAAGGCTCTCGCCCAGCGCACGCGGTACGACACTTCACTTCGGTTTGGGCAGGACACTGACTTCGCAATCCGGCTCGCCGCCGCCGGAGCGAGGTTCGAGATGCTGGTCGAGCCGCAAGCAATCTGGACCGATCATTCAGCTCCAGGGCGGGTTTCAAACGCGCTCGACCCCTTCCCCCGCCTGGACTGGCTTGCGAGGCGCAGCGAGCAGATGACCGCCAGGGCCAAGAAGGGCGACCAGGGGTGGTACGTTGCAAAGGCAATGTTCAAGCGTGGCCACCGTATTCGGGCAGCGTCCCTGTATCTGCGCGCGGTTGTCGGAGGATGCTACAACGCGAAGCTGGCTGTTCGGATTGCGCTGCAGATCTTCCTACCGACCCGCCTGTACAGGAAGGTCGCCGACTTGACGCTTTCTTCCTCACGCTGA
- a CDS encoding acyltransferase family protein — protein MTLSSTVAGSRPAPPKSILRIDIQALRAIAVLLVILDHLVLIQKLPGHPLGGFIGVDVFFVISGFLITQHLAKEVASTGSVSFRDFYRRRLRRILPMALLVIATTLVASWLVFWPWQTASSALDGLWAALFVSNIAFALRGVDYFAADHVSVFQHYWSLSVEEQFYLVWPVLIAAAALGGTRGKVLQRRLFWIALFVGCASLIWACLETRSSPASAYFSTLSRGFQFAIGAIVALTTPRLASLGHSLRPWLSGFGLAMIIASVWLVDPSTGFPGPMGLLPALGAGLFIAAGTGTTRQIAFWPLRTRPMTYLGDISYSLYLWHWPVIVFLSALIPRDIVVVPAALALTGVLSIISYRFVEQGVLRSKWLLPAVRTQPAEGAFHRQPQGRDTFLRNAGVMISAIVLVGATIAAGDAAVRRMSSSRVASTPAGTLQLQPQPISALKYVEEIQGLIATSDVKSDWSGLKPAISDISAYGTELTKECWTGQRDEPRSCVRGNPQAPHTIVVLGDSIAMNAAFSVNAFVRQNPEWKMIVYAKLGCAFANIDQPAPDGSPYHECTAFRKWALAKIREDKPDIVWTTSAIPSRTSSSSEAQLEDMWRHGVEDSLSQLSAVPRILIVAPPPAGQDLVFCSRPFNRPSDCSGSVSGRWLHINAASRDAAASAGRTYIDTGLWYCNRNGYCPAVIGDYIVRRDERHLTYEYGEFLAPLVKSWVEATPDDR, from the coding sequence ATGACGCTATCGAGCACAGTGGCAGGCAGCCGACCGGCGCCGCCCAAATCCATTCTGCGCATCGACATTCAGGCATTGCGGGCAATCGCTGTCCTGTTGGTGATCCTCGATCATCTGGTCCTTATCCAGAAGCTGCCAGGCCATCCTTTGGGTGGGTTTATTGGAGTTGATGTCTTTTTCGTCATATCCGGATTCCTGATTACGCAGCATCTAGCCAAGGAAGTGGCTTCCACCGGGAGCGTCTCGTTTCGCGACTTCTATCGCCGACGATTGCGCAGAATCCTGCCGATGGCATTGCTGGTGATTGCAACAACGCTCGTTGCGTCCTGGCTGGTCTTCTGGCCGTGGCAGACCGCATCGTCTGCGCTGGATGGGCTCTGGGCTGCTCTTTTTGTTTCGAACATTGCATTTGCACTTCGCGGCGTTGATTACTTCGCGGCGGATCACGTTTCAGTGTTCCAGCACTACTGGTCGTTATCAGTTGAAGAGCAGTTCTATCTCGTTTGGCCGGTGCTCATAGCGGCCGCTGCCTTGGGTGGTACACGCGGCAAAGTGCTGCAGCGAAGACTGTTCTGGATCGCACTTTTTGTGGGCTGTGCGTCGTTAATCTGGGCTTGCCTGGAAACGAGATCGTCCCCTGCCAGCGCCTATTTCTCCACCTTATCGAGGGGGTTCCAGTTTGCCATCGGTGCGATAGTCGCTTTGACCACCCCGCGACTTGCGAGCCTGGGCCACTCTCTGCGTCCGTGGCTCAGTGGATTTGGCTTGGCGATGATCATCGCCTCCGTATGGTTGGTGGACCCCTCAACCGGTTTCCCAGGTCCTATGGGATTGCTGCCTGCATTGGGGGCTGGACTATTCATAGCAGCAGGAACAGGAACCACCCGTCAGATCGCATTTTGGCCTCTTCGCACGCGGCCGATGACCTACCTTGGTGACATTTCGTACTCACTGTATCTGTGGCACTGGCCGGTAATTGTTTTCCTGAGTGCCCTGATACCGCGCGACATAGTTGTGGTGCCTGCCGCGCTTGCGCTTACCGGCGTGCTTTCCATCATCTCTTACCGGTTCGTAGAGCAAGGTGTCCTGCGCTCAAAATGGCTCCTCCCCGCTGTGCGGACGCAGCCGGCGGAGGGCGCTTTCCACCGGCAGCCTCAAGGCCGCGACACGTTCTTGCGCAATGCGGGTGTCATGATTTCAGCGATTGTCCTGGTTGGAGCCACCATAGCTGCCGGCGACGCTGCTGTGCGCAGGATGTCCTCATCGCGAGTGGCAAGCACGCCGGCCGGCACCCTTCAGTTGCAACCGCAGCCGATATCCGCGTTGAAGTACGTCGAAGAGATTCAAGGCCTCATTGCCACTTCGGACGTAAAGAGCGACTGGAGCGGTCTGAAACCGGCGATTTCGGACATCAGCGCATATGGCACAGAGCTGACCAAGGAGTGCTGGACGGGGCAGCGTGACGAACCGCGCAGTTGTGTGCGTGGAAACCCTCAGGCGCCCCATACGATCGTGGTACTGGGAGATTCAATTGCCATGAATGCCGCGTTCTCCGTAAACGCGTTCGTGCGCCAGAATCCCGAATGGAAGATGATCGTGTACGCAAAGCTTGGCTGTGCGTTTGCCAACATAGATCAGCCCGCGCCCGACGGCTCGCCTTACCACGAATGCACTGCATTCAGGAAATGGGCGCTCGCCAAGATCAGGGAGGACAAGCCGGATATCGTGTGGACGACCTCTGCGATTCCGAGTCGCACATCGAGCTCGTCAGAGGCGCAACTGGAAGACATGTGGAGACACGGCGTGGAGGATTCGCTGAGTCAGCTGTCTGCAGTCCCCCGGATTCTGATAGTTGCGCCACCGCCAGCGGGGCAGGACCTCGTGTTCTGCTCTAGGCCTTTCAACCGGCCTTCTGACTGCTCAGGGTCCGTTTCCGGTAGATGGCTGCACATCAATGCCGCAAGTCGTGATGCGGCAGCTTCTGCAGGCAGGACCTATATCGACACAGGACTCTGGTACTGCAACCGCAATGGATACTGCCCTGCTGTGATTGGAGACTACATCGTGCGCCGGGATGAGCGGCACCTCACCTATGAGTATGGGGAGTTCCTGGCGCCGCTGGTCAAGTCATGGGTGGAAGCAACTCCCGACGACAGATAG
- a CDS encoding polysaccharide pyruvyl transferase family protein, which translates to MKVAVLTLSLYANYGGNLQAYALLTALKDLGHDAWFLNRERHKVPFWKVPPMLTKRLLKRYVLGRRVKIRDGLLDQKERAIVAQHSRRFIAERIQPQTDEYLSSTALSQHMPGLGFDAVIVGSDQVWRQRFVKSNLTDYFCGFIPESDLRTRRISYAASFGTAEWEYSPEETQRCAALAKRFHAISVREDTGVDQCREKFGVSAEHVVDPTMLLTADRYTQLINEPERRSEGILVYILDLTAEKQKIVDQVALQLGLPVFFVNARPEKNDASINGRVAPPVEDWLRGFRDAAFVITDSFHGTVFAILFNKPFIAYGNATRGMARFSSLLGMFGLLERLVSGADELGDLANRPIEWNEVNRKVDSERAKGLEFLRSSLS; encoded by the coding sequence ATGAAAGTTGCCGTCCTTACCCTTTCGCTCTACGCCAACTATGGTGGGAATCTACAAGCCTACGCGCTGCTTACGGCGCTGAAAGACCTCGGCCACGACGCATGGTTCCTCAACCGTGAACGCCATAAGGTCCCCTTCTGGAAGGTCCCGCCCATGCTTACCAAACGGCTGTTGAAGCGTTATGTGCTCGGGCGGAGAGTCAAGATTCGCGATGGCCTGCTCGACCAGAAGGAGCGCGCTATCGTGGCGCAGCATTCGCGGCGCTTCATTGCTGAGCGGATCCAGCCACAGACAGATGAGTACTTGAGCAGCACTGCTCTCAGTCAGCACATGCCTGGCCTTGGATTCGACGCTGTTATTGTCGGTAGCGATCAGGTGTGGCGCCAGAGATTCGTCAAGTCAAACCTGACCGACTATTTCTGCGGATTCATCCCCGAGTCAGACCTTCGCACGCGCCGCATATCTTACGCAGCGTCTTTCGGAACGGCTGAATGGGAGTATTCACCCGAGGAGACGCAGCGATGCGCCGCTCTGGCAAAGCGCTTTCACGCCATCTCTGTTCGTGAAGACACGGGTGTCGACCAATGCCGTGAAAAATTCGGCGTATCTGCGGAACATGTCGTGGATCCTACGATGCTGCTTACGGCAGATCGTTACACCCAGCTGATTAACGAACCGGAGCGCAGGTCAGAGGGGATCTTGGTTTACATACTGGACTTGACTGCCGAAAAGCAGAAGATTGTGGATCAGGTCGCCTTGCAACTTGGCCTTCCAGTGTTCTTTGTCAATGCAAGGCCTGAAAAGAACGATGCATCCATCAATGGACGCGTTGCGCCCCCGGTTGAAGACTGGCTACGCGGTTTCCGGGACGCTGCATTCGTCATCACCGACTCCTTCCACGGAACGGTGTTTGCCATCCTGTTCAACAAGCCATTCATCGCATACGGCAATGCCACTCGTGGCATGGCACGCTTCAGTTCCCTGCTTGGCATGTTCGGGCTCCTTGAACGCTTGGTATCCGGAGCGGATGAACTCGGTGACCTCGCAAACCGCCCCATTGAATGGAATGAGGTGAACCGCAAGGTGGACAGCGAGAGAGCGAAGGGCCTCGAATTTCTTCGTAGTTCGCTGAGCTAA
- a CDS encoding Gfo/Idh/MocA family oxidoreductase — translation MKRREFIAASAAVAASSLLPQTPAWAAGRKVRLALIGTGMRGLVLLKELVRRDDVEVVALCDIEPIMLGRAVDMVAKAGKAAPKTYGQDRDTNAWKRLLEQKGIDGVVIATPWEYHAPMAIAAMQAGVAVGCEVVAGITLQDHWDVLKTQLNTGTPYMLLENVCYRRDVMAALQMVRQGLFGELVHLQAGYQHDLRGVKFNSGDPNQPYDSGVEFGPKGWSEARWRTEHSVQRNGELYPSHGIGPCAMYTGINRGNRFTHINAFATKARGLHDYTVAKSGGTTHPSTKVKFKLGDIVTTTLACENGETILLQHDTSLPRPYSMGFRVQGTKGLWMDVNHSIHIEGRSPPHQWEEFKTYQDQYEHPLWKQNAATAASAGHGGMDWFVIHAFVEALKAKAPMPIDIYDAVTWSAITPLSEQSIANGFQTLEFPDFTAGAWKQRKPIFAFDGKY, via the coding sequence ATGAAGCGTAGGGAATTCATCGCGGCCAGCGCCGCCGTCGCCGCCAGCAGCCTGCTGCCGCAGACCCCCGCCTGGGCGGCAGGGCGCAAGGTGCGCCTGGCCCTCATCGGTACCGGCATGCGTGGGCTGGTTCTGCTGAAGGAGCTGGTGCGCCGGGACGATGTGGAGGTGGTCGCGCTGTGCGACATCGAGCCGATCATGCTGGGCCGCGCCGTGGACATGGTGGCCAAGGCCGGCAAGGCCGCGCCGAAGACCTACGGCCAGGACCGCGACACCAACGCGTGGAAGCGCCTGCTGGAACAGAAGGGCATCGATGGCGTGGTCATCGCCACGCCGTGGGAATACCACGCACCGATGGCGATTGCCGCGATGCAGGCCGGCGTGGCCGTCGGCTGCGAAGTGGTGGCCGGCATCACCCTGCAGGACCACTGGGACGTGCTGAAGACCCAGCTCAACACCGGCACGCCGTACATGCTGCTGGAAAACGTCTGCTACCGCCGCGACGTGATGGCCGCGCTGCAGATGGTGCGGCAGGGGCTGTTCGGCGAACTGGTGCACCTGCAGGCCGGCTACCAGCACGACCTGCGCGGGGTGAAGTTCAATTCCGGCGATCCCAACCAGCCCTACGACAGCGGCGTGGAGTTCGGCCCCAAGGGCTGGAGCGAAGCGCGCTGGCGCACCGAGCACTCGGTGCAGCGCAACGGCGAGCTGTACCCCAGCCACGGCATCGGCCCGTGCGCGATGTACACCGGCATCAACCGCGGCAACCGCTTCACCCACATCAACGCGTTCGCCACCAAGGCGCGTGGCCTGCACGACTACACCGTGGCCAAGAGCGGTGGCACCACCCACCCCAGCACCAAGGTCAAATTCAAGCTGGGTGACATCGTGACCACCACGCTGGCCTGCGAGAACGGCGAGACCATCCTGCTGCAGCACGACACCTCGCTGCCGCGCCCGTACTCGATGGGCTTCCGCGTGCAGGGCACCAAGGGCCTGTGGATGGACGTGAACCATTCGATCCACATCGAAGGCCGCAGCCCGCCGCACCAGTGGGAAGAGTTCAAGACCTACCAGGACCAGTACGAACACCCGCTGTGGAAGCAGAACGCCGCCACCGCGGCCAGCGCCGGCCATGGCGGCATGGACTGGTTCGTCATCCACGCCTTCGTGGAAGCGCTGAAGGCCAAGGCACCGATGCCCATCGACATCTATGACGCGGTGACCTGGAGCGCGATCACGCCGCTGTCCGAGCAGTCGATCGCCAACGGCTTCCAGACGCTGGAATTCCCGGATTTCACCGCCGGCGCATGGAAGCAGCGCAAGCCGATCTTCGCCTTCGACGGCAAGTACTGA
- a CDS encoding glycosyltransferase encodes MTVEVLLSLAPPDGTTKFVDQLTEGKHVDTQYRYFSWRTALLGRYQVFHVHWPEQLVRAPGALTQIVKRILFRLLLLRFKLSGIAVVRTLHNLQPHEEGDSVERRLLGKLDAATQLNIRLNAATPMDESTGVTILHGHYIGRYPGVEPTDVRVGRLLYFGLIRPYKGVERLLDIFQSIQDDTKTLRVVGRPTPELRSLIEAVCEQDERVSARLQFVPDDVLASEIYASELVVLPYKEMHNSGAILVALSLARPVLAPRSPTNELLAEEVGPGWVNMFDGDLSEAKLLAVLEEVRSLQRNPPKLSGRDWGVVGRQHHAAYLRAIELRKAS; translated from the coding sequence ATGACTGTTGAAGTGCTTCTCTCGCTTGCGCCACCGGACGGTACCACGAAGTTCGTAGACCAGTTGACCGAGGGCAAGCACGTAGACACGCAGTACCGGTACTTCTCCTGGAGAACGGCGCTGCTTGGTCGATATCAGGTCTTCCATGTCCATTGGCCGGAGCAGTTGGTCAGGGCGCCGGGTGCACTCACCCAGATCGTAAAGCGGATCCTTTTCCGGTTGCTGCTGCTTCGTTTCAAGCTGTCGGGCATTGCCGTTGTGCGCACATTGCACAATCTGCAGCCGCATGAGGAAGGGGACAGTGTCGAGCGCAGACTGCTTGGCAAGCTCGATGCGGCTACCCAGCTCAACATTCGCTTGAACGCCGCGACACCGATGGACGAGTCCACTGGAGTAACCATCCTGCATGGGCATTACATTGGGAGATATCCCGGCGTAGAGCCCACGGATGTACGAGTTGGCAGATTGCTCTACTTCGGGCTTATTCGTCCCTACAAGGGTGTGGAGCGATTGCTGGACATCTTCCAGTCGATCCAAGATGACACGAAGACCCTGCGTGTAGTCGGCAGGCCAACGCCCGAACTGCGGAGCCTGATTGAGGCAGTTTGCGAGCAGGATGAGCGCGTTAGCGCCAGACTGCAATTCGTCCCGGATGACGTGCTAGCTTCCGAGATCTACGCATCGGAGCTCGTCGTGCTGCCGTACAAGGAAATGCACAATTCTGGTGCAATCCTGGTTGCGCTTTCCCTCGCACGGCCAGTGCTCGCACCGCGTTCACCAACCAATGAGTTGCTGGCAGAAGAGGTTGGGCCTGGTTGGGTCAACATGTTCGACGGCGATCTTTCAGAGGCAAAACTTCTGGCAGTTCTGGAAGAGGTACGGAGTCTGCAGCGCAATCCACCAAAGCTTAGTGGCCGTGACTGGGGCGTCGTAGGCAGGCAGCACCATGCTGCCTACCTGCGTGCAATTGAACTGCGGAAGGCTTCCTGA
- a CDS encoding nitroreductase family protein, which produces MWADLAKVITYDAQRFVRHSGLLRKSKHPPSMAALITKQYHRIEKGLALPQPRAGFGESGIHELCMLIQEGLRKKTCRPEITLAVDALVGYRDFNLSHGIAPFPWLDATIKLAVDSGIAVTGTPVRPAATHPSLPTGNPGLDMIVGRTSVRDFSDAYVPDAVLEQAVLAAQHAPCVCNRQSGRIHLLRDEAARKTALAHQNGNRGFGHTASVIAVVTVDQAEMLEPTERYQHWIDGGMFAQNFLLGLHAQGYGACPLNWSSSVAKDRQIRKALSFLPASETIIMLIAIGALKSDYHVARSARRQLSEVMKIV; this is translated from the coding sequence ATGTGGGCGGATCTGGCCAAAGTCATAACCTACGATGCGCAACGTTTTGTTCGCCATTCCGGCCTGCTGCGCAAGTCGAAGCACCCTCCATCAATGGCCGCCCTCATCACGAAGCAGTACCACCGCATCGAGAAGGGGCTCGCACTTCCCCAGCCGCGCGCCGGATTTGGGGAAAGTGGAATACATGAATTGTGCATGCTCATACAGGAAGGACTGCGGAAGAAGACATGCAGGCCCGAGATTACGCTCGCAGTCGACGCTTTGGTCGGCTATCGGGACTTCAATCTCAGTCATGGAATTGCGCCTTTCCCGTGGCTCGATGCAACTATCAAGCTTGCAGTCGATTCCGGCATAGCCGTCACAGGAACGCCGGTCAGGCCGGCTGCGACTCATCCGTCACTTCCTACAGGCAATCCTGGTCTGGATATGATTGTAGGGAGGACGTCCGTACGTGACTTCTCGGACGCGTACGTTCCTGATGCAGTGCTTGAACAGGCAGTTCTTGCGGCACAGCACGCACCCTGTGTCTGCAATCGACAGTCCGGCCGAATCCACTTGCTGAGAGACGAGGCAGCAAGGAAAACCGCTTTGGCGCACCAGAATGGCAATCGGGGATTTGGTCACACCGCATCCGTCATCGCTGTAGTAACTGTCGACCAAGCGGAGATGCTTGAGCCGACGGAGCGTTACCAGCATTGGATTGATGGTGGAATGTTTGCGCAGAATTTCCTACTGGGTCTACATGCCCAGGGCTACGGTGCATGCCCATTGAACTGGTCATCGTCGGTGGCAAAGGATCGGCAGATCCGAAAAGCCCTCTCGTTCCTTCCTGCGTCGGAGACAATCATCATGCTCATCGCAATCGGTGCGCTCAAAAGTGACTACCATGTGGCGCGCTCTGCCCGCCGCCAACTGTCTGAGGTCATGAAGATCGTATGA
- a CDS encoding O-antigen ligase family protein encodes MSRAGSLRTSNASVPKLDIVVLLLTIITAIIEASNAVYLNYAPDYMFVARPMIWLMIYWAARLSVSSLEDARRLLFWFALPAVPSVALGFAQILGVDAVQQLIVRLSPDSGGFIARLEDGRLIRATALVQHWTSFGSYLCTVVAASMALLTLSRIYKLGKEWIAWGLLAISGIGVLTTLTLAPIVTAFFIFVGGLKTARAVGRAAPMVLLVAVVAAASLGSLFAERFEQQFATSREASSDGASTWVPSTLAYRYNIWVTETIPMIKDRPLTGWGTSVYEAAISSPDTKRTYPYQMAWSSPESQWFNLLMTFGVIGFIGFLAVFFLMWTTLRRASKAGNQWIARPTILLFVLMLISAFTAPVFTNHGLPVGLWTLLALASAFAAPSRAWRSS; translated from the coding sequence TTGAGCCGAGCTGGCTCACTGCGAACTTCGAATGCTTCTGTCCCCAAGCTGGACATAGTCGTTCTGCTCCTGACGATCATTACGGCGATCATCGAAGCTTCCAATGCCGTTTACCTGAACTACGCACCGGACTACATGTTTGTAGCACGCCCCATGATCTGGTTGATGATCTACTGGGCTGCACGACTTTCCGTCAGCTCATTGGAAGATGCAAGGCGCCTGCTGTTCTGGTTCGCACTGCCAGCGGTTCCATCCGTCGCATTGGGTTTTGCCCAGATTCTGGGCGTTGATGCAGTCCAGCAGCTGATCGTTCGGCTGTCCCCTGACAGCGGCGGCTTTATTGCACGGCTGGAGGACGGAAGGCTGATCCGCGCTACGGCATTGGTCCAGCACTGGACATCGTTCGGATCGTACCTTTGCACGGTCGTGGCGGCATCAATGGCACTGCTCACGTTGTCACGCATCTACAAGCTCGGGAAGGAATGGATAGCTTGGGGCTTGCTCGCCATTTCAGGCATCGGCGTGCTGACCACCTTGACTTTGGCTCCCATCGTCACGGCTTTCTTCATCTTTGTCGGGGGGTTGAAGACTGCACGCGCGGTAGGCCGGGCTGCTCCCATGGTTTTGCTTGTCGCTGTCGTAGCAGCCGCGTCGCTTGGCTCCCTGTTCGCCGAACGCTTTGAACAGCAGTTCGCCACTAGCCGTGAGGCAAGTAGCGACGGCGCCAGTACCTGGGTTCCTTCGACTCTGGCTTATCGCTACAACATCTGGGTAACTGAGACCATCCCAATGATCAAGGATCGACCGCTGACTGGCTGGGGCACCAGCGTCTACGAAGCGGCAATCTCGAGCCCGGATACCAAGCGAACCTACCCCTACCAGATGGCCTGGAGCTCGCCGGAATCACAGTGGTTCAACCTACTGATGACCTTCGGCGTCATCGGTTTCATCGGGTTTCTCGCGGTATTCTTTCTTATGTGGACGACGCTTCGAAGAGCATCCAAGGCAGGGAATCAGTGGATTGCCCGGCCTACCATTCTGCTCTTTGTTCTGATGCTGATATCTGCGTTCACCGCACCGGTCTTCACCAATCATGGGCTCCCAGTTGGTCTCTGGACGCTGCTCGCGCTTGCATCTGCTTTTGCTGCACCAAGCCGAGCATGGCGCTCGTCCTGA
- a CDS encoding alginate lyase family protein: MDKRRVAASGDKHDFFAMAKYAWRDASKPESAAYATRDSERNPEAEDGDFDRKRYNDTVRSINVLALAYRLSGKREYAVKAGQLLKVWFINPDTRMNPNFRFAAMRPGANDGHFSGIIEGVVLVEMLDYVALLQDSGALSQSEETRLKSWFKELADWLIGSDFGRRESAQSNNHGSWYRAQVAAFSLYSGDDARAESQIKAARGLIRAQFAPDGSMPREMTRANSAMYSVYGLRSVIYLARLSGQSENSLWQEQANGKPLIKHALAYLAPYYSGQKNWSSGHVKTGVDPYVIQVFRLGATAYSTSEFDPAMSHIIAQLPPTDQRARLLGPPKAVPH, from the coding sequence ATGGATAAGCGCCGCGTGGCTGCCTCTGGCGATAAGCACGATTTCTTTGCAATGGCCAAATACGCATGGCGCGATGCTTCCAAGCCCGAAAGCGCTGCGTATGCAACAAGGGACAGTGAGAGGAACCCCGAGGCAGAAGATGGCGACTTTGACCGGAAGCGCTACAACGATACCGTGCGCAGTATCAACGTACTGGCGCTGGCCTACCGACTCTCAGGCAAGCGCGAGTATGCAGTAAAAGCCGGGCAGCTGTTGAAGGTCTGGTTCATCAATCCCGACACACGAATGAATCCGAATTTCCGCTTCGCGGCAATGCGCCCTGGTGCCAACGACGGACACTTTAGCGGAATAATTGAAGGCGTGGTGCTGGTTGAGATGCTGGACTACGTTGCCCTGCTTCAGGATTCAGGAGCACTTTCTCAGTCTGAAGAGACTCGATTGAAGAGTTGGTTCAAGGAACTCGCAGACTGGCTGATCGGCAGCGACTTCGGCCGCAGGGAAAGCGCGCAGTCCAACAATCATGGCAGCTGGTACCGAGCACAGGTCGCTGCGTTTTCGCTCTACAGTGGTGACGATGCTCGCGCAGAGTCCCAGATCAAAGCAGCAAGAGGTCTTATCAGGGCTCAGTTCGCTCCAGACGGCAGCATGCCCCGTGAGATGACCCGGGCCAATTCGGCGATGTACTCGGTCTACGGGCTCCGCTCCGTCATCTATCTCGCCCGGCTCTCTGGCCAGTCGGAAAATTCTCTCTGGCAGGAGCAGGCCAATGGCAAGCCGCTTATCAAGCATGCGCTTGCATATCTGGCGCCGTATTATTCAGGCCAGAAAAACTGGTCATCGGGACACGTTAAGACAGGAGTGGATCCTTATGTGATCCAAGTCTTCCGGCTGGGTGCCACCGCTTATTCCACATCTGAGTTTGATCCAGCCATGAGCCACATCATCGCCCAACTGCCGCCAACCGATCAGCGGGCAAGGCTGCTTGGGCCGCCGAAGGCCGTCCCTCATTAA